DNA sequence from the Nitrospirota bacterium genome:
CTCTTTATCGTCATGCACGCAGGGGAAAAGAAGTTGAAAGGCAGGCGCGTGAGGTCGTTATTTCAGGAATAAGGCTCCTTGAATACTCGGGAGCATTTGTAACATTTGAGGTGACTTGTTCAAAAGGTACATATATACGGACTCTGTGCGCAGACATTGGTGATTTTATCGGTGTTGGCGCTCATATGTTCAGCCTTCAGAGGACAAGGTCCGGAGAGTTTTCACTAAGGGATTCCGTGACAGTTGAGGAGGCTGAGGCACTGAATCGTGCCGGTAAGATCGAATCAAGGTTGAAGAGTCTTGAGCAGGTGACAGGGTGGATGCCATCCGTAGTAATTAACGATCATGGCTCCTCTCTTGTCAGAGACGGGAGGCCGCTCGGCCTGGATGCGATTGATAAAGTGAAAGGTGAGTTCCGCCCTGACGATGATGTTGCAATAGTAGACTGCAATGGTGTACTTAAGGCTATAGGAAAGGCAGTCTGTGGAAGTGATGAGCCAGGAGGCCATGTCATGGAAAAGGTTTTAAAAATTGAGAAAGTTTTGATATAATCATTCAAATTAGTTCATTCATAGAGGAGGTTGACAAATGAGTCTGGAGAAACAGGAAAAACAAAACATTATAAAGGGATTCAGCAGACATGCGTCTGATACAGGTTCCCCTGAGGTGCAGGTAGCTATCCTGAGCAACAGGATAGCCTATCTTACGGAGCACTTTAAGACACACATCAAGGATCATCATTCACGCAGGGGTCTCTTAAAGCTCGTAAACCAGAGGCGGAGACTTCTTCAGTATCTGCAGCGCATTGACTCCGGCAGATACAAAGATCTTATCAAAAGGCTTGGACTGAGAAAATAGATTACCTTACAGGGGGAACACAATAATGATTC
Encoded proteins:
- the rpsO gene encoding 30S ribosomal protein S15 — protein: MSLEKQEKQNIIKGFSRHASDTGSPEVQVAILSNRIAYLTEHFKTHIKDHHSRRGLLKLVNQRRRLLQYLQRIDSGRYKDLIKRLGLRK
- the truB gene encoding tRNA pseudouridine(55) synthase TruB; this translates as MEGLIIINKQKGWTSHDVVARLRSVLSVQKIGHTGTLDPDATGVLTVCIGRATRLAQYTNESDKEYKVVMRLGIRTDTQDATGRVTGETKDFTIGREEIEEAFRKFTGRINQVPPMYSAVKIKGVPLYRHARRGKEVERQAREVVISGIRLLEYSGAFVTFEVTCSKGTYIRTLCADIGDFIGVGAHMFSLQRTRSGEFSLRDSVTVEEAEALNRAGKIESRLKSLEQVTGWMPSVVINDHGSSLVRDGRPLGLDAIDKVKGEFRPDDDVAIVDCNGVLKAIGKAVCGSDEPGGHVMEKVLKIEKVLI